In Citrus sinensis cultivar Valencia sweet orange chromosome 3, DVS_A1.0, whole genome shotgun sequence, the sequence CAGCTTACGAACAACCAAGCTGAATAAGAGGCCTTCATTACTGGGCTCGGTCTTGCACATGCACTACGGGCAGAAAGAGTAGAAATTCGAGTAGATTCCCGGCTAGTATGTAACCAGCTCAGCAATCAATTCcaagtaagggaagagaaattggggctttatttgaagaaggcgAAGCAAATGGTTGAACTCTTCAATGAAGTAGAGGTGAAGCAGATATCCCGGAATGAAAATTACCGAGCTGATATGTTGGCTGGAATGGCTGCAACTGCAGATCCGAAATTACCTAAGTCGGTCCCACTAGAGGTAAGGACCTTGCCAAGTATAGGGGAGGAAGTAAAAGTGATGAGAGTAAGCACTAGAGAATCTTGGATGGAACCGATTCGCGCATATGTCCGCGATGGAGTTTTACCGGAGGACGAAAGGcaagcaagaaaattaaaatgccgAGCAGCGAAGTACACGCTACTAGATGGAGTGCTGTACCGCCGAGGGTTCACCTTGCCCCTTTTGAGATGTTTGGATGAGGAGGAAGCAGATTATGTACTGAGGGAGATTCATGAAGGAATATGCGGCAATCACTCGAGAGCAAGAACTTTAGCCTCAAGGCACTCCGGCAAGGATACTTCTGGCCGACCATGCACTAGGATGCGAAAAGGATGGCAAAGAACTGTAAAACCTGCCAAAGCTTCTCTGAGATTCCTGCACAACCCCCAGAAAAGCTGACCACCATGGCATCCCCGTGGCCTTTCGCTCAATGGGGAATCGACTTGATTGGTCCGTTACCTAAGGGCCGAGGAGCGGCGACACATGCAATTGTGGCAATAGACTACTTCACCAAGTGGGTGGAAGTGGGAGTCCTCAGCCAAATCACGGAGAGAAAGACAACGGATTTTATTTGGAAGAATATCATCTACAGATACGGGATCTCCTATGCCATCATTATAGACAATGGGAGGCAATTTGACAACAGCAACTTTAGGGAGTTTTGCTGAAATTTGGGGGTGGACCTGAAGTTCTGCACCCCTGCACACCCCCAGGCAAACGGACAAGTGGAAGTAGCCAACAAAGTGATAAAGAAGCTCCTGAAAACTAGATTGGGAGAGAAGAAGGGAGCTTGGGTTGATGAACTACTAGGAGTATTATGGGCCTACCGGACAACTCGCAAAACCGCCACAGGGGAAACTCCGTTCGCTTTAGCTTTTGGTCATGAGGCGGTAGTCCCAGCAGAAATTGGAGTGGGGACACATCGAACGGAATATTTCACTGAGGAGCAAAACAACGAGCAGATCTGCTTAAGCCTGGACCTGCTAAAGGAGAAAAGGGAAGGGGCCTCGCAGAAAGTGGCCCAGTGCCAGCAAAGGGTCATgcgttattacaacaagaacgTACGTGTAAGGCAATTCCGAGCAGGAGATTGGGTACTTAGGAAGGTGAACCAAAACACCAGGGATCCTAACCATGGCGCTCTTGGGCCGAAATGGGAAGGCCCATACAGGGTGATACGAGCCACGGGACCAGGAGCTTATAAGTTAGCGTACCAAGATGGACGAGACGTGAAGACGTCGTGGAACGCCGAGCACTTGAAGAAGTATTTCCAGTAAGCAAAGTCTCTACTAAATCCTCATTTTGATAGGTTATTTTTGTTAACTGCATGATGGCTTGTTACAACATGCATATATTCTGTATTTTTTGTAAtacattcaaatttcaaataaagatgaattcagTATGAAATCCCCCTGTTAGCAAGCCCGAcgaaaattttactaaggcaagtaagtgcctgtttctgctcggtcaacgaaagaccagcagctaattttatgagaattttactaaggcaagtaagtgccagcttctgctcggtcaacgaaagaccagcaccTAATTTTACGAAAGTTtgctaaggcaagtaagtgtcTGCTTCTGCTCAGTCAACgaaaagaccagcagctaattttatgaaaattttactaaggcaagtaagtgcctacttctgctcggtcaacgaaagaccagcaacTAATTTTACGAGAATTTTAcaaaggcaagtaagtgcctgtttctgctcggtcagCGAAACACCAGTAGCTAATTTTACgagaattttactaaggcaagtaagtacctacttctgctcggtcaacgaaagaccagcagctaatttacgagaattttactaaggcaagtaagtgcctacttctgctcggtcagTGAAAcaccagcagctaattttacGAGAATTTTAcaaaggcaagtaagtgcctgtttctgctcggtcagCGAAAcaccagcagctaattttatgagaattttacaagggcaagtaagtgcctgtTTCTGTTCGGACAACGagagaccagcagctaattttacGAGAATATTACCAAGGCAAGTAAGTGtctgtttctgctcggtcagCAAAAcaccagcagctaattttacGAGAATATTACCAAGGCAAGTAAGTGtctgtttctgctcggtcagCGAAAcaccagcagctaattttacgagaattttactaaggcaagtaagtgcctacttctgctcggtcagCGAAAcaccagcagctaattttacGAGAATTTTAtaaaggcaagtaagtgcctgtttctgctcggtcagCGAAAcaccagcagctaattttatgagaattttacaaaggcaagtaagtgcctgtTTCTGTTCGGACAACGAGAGACTAGCAGCTAATTTTACGAGAATATTACCAAGGCAAGTAAGTGtctgtttctgctcggtcagCGAAAcaccagcagctaattttacgagaattttactaaggcaagtaagtgcctacttctgctcggtcagCGAAAcaccagcagctaattttacGAGAATTTTAcaaaggcaagtaagtgcctgtttctgctcggaCAACGagagaccagcagctaattttacGAGATTATTACCAAGGCAAGTAAGTGTCTATTTCTGCTCGGTCAGCGAAACACCAACAGCTAATTTTACGAGAATTTTACTAAgcaagtaagtgcctacttctgctcagtcaacgaaagaccagcagctaattttacGAGAATTTTAcaaaggcaagtaagtgcctgtttctgctcggtcagCGAAAcaccagcagctaattttatGAGAATTTTACAAAGGCAAGTAAGTACttgtttctgctcggtcagCGAAAcaccagcagctaattttatgagaattttacaaaggcaagtaagtgcatGTTTCTGCTCGGACAACGAGAGACCAGTAGCTAATTTTACGAGAATATTACCAAGGCAAGTAAATGTCTACTTCTGTTCGGTCatcgaaagaccagcagctaattctacaaaaattttactaaggcaagtaaatGCCTACTCCTGCTCGGTTCACTAAGGCAAGTAAAATCAGATAAGTTGTCCAATCATTTTGCAGAAACAATCTATGAGCAAAAACCAGACAAGAAAGCCAATAGAGaacatctaaaaatttatgagtgttcaattatttacaaaacaaatgcAAACTTAgagtttatacaaaaatagACTTAAAGATTAGGAGAGTCAGCGGTTCCAGCAGCTGAAGGATCAGCAGTCTTGGGAGGTAAAGGATCAACAATCTCAGGAGGTGGGAGATCAGCAATACCGGGAGGAGGAGGCACGGACCCTTGACCCACTTCGAAAGCTCGTCCCCCAGCTTCCCCCTCTTGCACCCTATCCAAAGGAGCCTCCACCTGATCCTGCTCACCCTGCCCCTTATCTCCCTGGCCAGCCTCAGCCATATATCTCTCCACTCCAGCCTCCAGCTTGCTCATGTCCAGCTCGGGATATTCTTCCTTAAGCACAGACATGATGCACTTATAGGAGAAAGCAACCCCAGAATCATACTCGGCATCCAGCCGATCGTCAACATCAGCGGATTTGCCTTTCTCCTCAGCCAGCTGCTCGCTCAGAAACTTGATTTCTCCCTCAAGGGCGGTCCTTAAAGTATCTCTCTCACTTTGAGTAGCCTGAAGATCAGATTTCAGGTCACCCAACTAACCCTCAAGTTTAGAAGTGGTGGATTCAGCAACAGCAACTTTCTCCTTCAAGTCTGTGATCTGCTTGTTCAACTCCGCCAACTTCTCCTTCGAGCGATCAGCAGATTCGgccttcttcttcaactcctGGTTGTCCGCTTGAAGCCTCCTCTCAAGGCGCGTGGACCCATTCTTGTAACACGAAACCAAGGTGGCCAGCCTAAAGGAGACCCTTTGAACAGAACCAGCCAGCTCGGAGAGGTCCATGCTCTCGATGTCCATCACCATCTTGGGCCCCACTGATTTTCTGTAATCCTTTTGATACGGACTCAGGTAGTCACCTTGATCTCGGGATGGAAGAGGAGAGGATCGGTCCCCAGATTGGATGCTGACCTCAGGACTCTTATCGGAAGCTTTCTCCCCACCACTCCTACGAGGTGGAGGAGGGAGCAGAGCAGGAACAGGCGCCTTAGAATGACCGACACTGGTTTTCTTTGGAGGAGGGGGAGGGTTGCTGGAGCTGCTTGGAGCCCGACCATGCTTTCTGCTCATCGCGTTGAGGATCTTGTTATCCATTCCAGCAGTTATGTCCACTAGACCCGAACTGACCAGGTTTGTTGGTGACAAGAGGTCTTGGCAGGTAGACGCGTTCACCAGAGCAGTTTCCACCTGAAGCAAAGGTCGGTCTTCAAGCCCTTCAATCAAATCCCACGACTCTGAAATAGCAAAAAAGGTTAAAGAACCCAATAAGTGACAATTTGACTAAGAACATAGGCAAAAATGAACGACCTGGGGTGACAAAATGTGTTGGAAGGTAAATATCCCCACCAAGCGACCGAACTGCTGGACACCAGTTTCCTCCAGCAAACAAGAATTTATTCTTCCAATTTTTACATGAAGAAGGAAACCCAGTGATCGGTTTCCTCTTTACAGAACTGGACATAAAGTAGTACCAGCCCGCTTCCCTCAGGCTACTCCGCAGCTGGTACAGGTGTTTCACTTCAACAAGGGAAGGCTCCCCCAACCCGCATCTCTCCCACAACACAAACATTGCCGAGAGAACCCTCCACTTGTTTGGGTGTAGCTGACCTGGGGCCAGGTGCATACCGCCCAGTATCTTCACAAAATAACTTTGAAGGGGCAGCCGAGCTCCCAATTTGAAACTTTCCAGGTGCATCGTCACATACCCTTTCGGAGGCCGACTAGGGACGTCACCTTTTCCAGGAACTACCAGGAGAACCTCATTGGGAATGTTGTAGAGGTTCCTAAGCTTAAATAGATCAGTAGGGGTGGTGGCACAATCTATGAAATCAATAGGGTAGGAATCCGCCTCCACCCTATGGCCGAGATTCCTTTTCTTAGCAGGTCCGCTCGGTCCAGAGCTGCTCCCCGAACCATCACCAACTCCCTCAGGGACCCCAACCCCACCAAAGCTGTGGTTCTCACCAGAGCCCGACGCGGGTTCACCTCTATTCCCTACAAGCTCTAGTTCGGGGGAGGGAGAAACAGCCAAGGGGCGTGGGTACTCAAGGGTATCCCTACCATGGGAGGGCCCTACACTACTAGAGGGACGTAAAAAATCAGTGGGTATCGACAAGTTAAGGTCTGAATCCCCCGTTTCTTCGTCACTCTCATCGGCAATCAATTTCCTTTTCCGATTTGACATATCGGAGCCCCAAAAGGAAACCAAAACAAATCCAAGTATACGAATACAAAAAGGGGCAACACAGAACccaatcaacaacaaccaaagAAGAAGTTAAAGGCTATACCTGGAATAGTCTGGCACTGATAATGTCGTTGTGATGGAGGGAAGACCCCGCAAACGGAAGTCCCAGACGCGGAGAGTATGAACGAAGTTCGTAGGAGTTGTCTCACAACAGAGAAGCGAATAGAACAAAGCGACAATGATTTAAGTCTAGGGATTTGAAacgaaaaggaaaatgaaagcatTTAAGTGATGGGGATGCCAGCTCACTCACCGAATATCGAGGACAGATAGCCCgtcgtttcaaatttcaaatgtgAAGAGTCTGGAAAGGCCACGTCACTAACCGTTACAAGAGGCCAAGCTAGATGCAAGCCCAGATAGGCAATGGACACGCTCATTCAAGCCCATGCTCAGGTCGGGATCTCCCCAGAATAAGAATGGTACCTCAGGTCCGTCCCAGTAAACAGGAAATCAGATGTGAAGCTCCCCGTGTTGGTCAGATTTGGCTATCAGTTTCTACTCTTGACTCATTTCACTCGCaagaccagaaactgggggactggtgttaagtaaataaaagcacCAGGTCGGCCATGCTACTATCCACCCCGGCGTGGATCACCTCAGCCAAGTAGTACGAGCAGAACACGGGGGCAAACATGAACCGACCAGAGACGAATACCGACCAGAAGCATATACCGAGCCGGCGCTCATGCCCCAGGAAAGCGGGAACACGATCCCACAAAATCGCGGTAGTTGcgcttttcccagaaccgATTGAAGGACACGcgagatcccacgtttgcccacaatGTAACAGTTAGAGCCCCATGAGGGGCTGCCACCACCCGAAAAAGGAGGGATAAAGGGTAAACGGAAAACGTGGGACAAAGGGGCGGCtataaaagagagagaaatcgatgaagaagaaaaaaagaagattgagAGAGGGAAAACGTTGCCAAATTGCAATCAGACCTTTTTCTTACAAactttgaataaattaaaaatcattcttgaatccaaattgcactgttttcccgtaaacactttgtgctaacttaggcatcggagggtttacgccggcaaaaccaccggcgtcttTGATCCGTTTTTGGTGAACGCAGGTCTAGTAAGAGAAAGGAGGGCGATTCCAACCCCAATGGTTCGAGCAACAGTTGATAACACaaacgttggtgaaagaatctggtcggtcAAAAGGCGAGCAGATTTAAGCATCAACACACGTCATAGTGTTTTTTAGTTTTGACTCTAGTGTTTTAGGAAAATGAACAATTGACTGAATACAGACGAGAAAATTCGCATGTTatataacacaattaaaataaaatatcatttgtcatacattttattcattaaaaacatagtaaaaaaaatttcaaaaattcagtGGCCGCAAACGTCCTTTCTGGAATCTTTGTGGGCAACACGTACGTGGTGTCTTCACTAAGTGTTGAATCTTTAACTtcaaaggaaataaaaaaaaaagggtaggGATATTTCCACcccattatttttgtaaattcacaccacttttataaaataattataatgaattcacaatatttttaaaaaatacaaattaataaaaattgtgtatagttaatcaattaaatcattctaTTATCTTACTTCTTAGATTTCTTTTACTCTATTTGATCATGAACTctgatataaattttatttttctattttattattatgatataaaacGAAAAAATTGCCTAACAAACATGAGTTAttgtatctaataatttatgtatttaattatgtgaactaatattttaaatgaaatctaattattattttcactaccttacaaataaatgatataaatttgacaagctaataatttacatgagtATTGTGCCATAAAGACATtatgtttgtttaattaatgttttataatcatactaataaagtagtattagaaataatgaatttggtataaaattagaaaatattgaagttAAAGAATTAGTTTTAccttataaggataaaataatcaatttaaacttatgtCAAAGCAATCTTTATGatcaaatgtaataaaaaatatttaagtcacaaaaagtaaattaagatagatttgttaatttgttctccaaagttcttttttatttaattttaaaaaaaataatgtgtacttttttgtaattattttttaaaaatggagTGGATTTGGAGATATCATTagccaacaaaaaatttagtaaggattaatttgataattgcCTATAAAAAGAAGGCATATGTGCATGTGGTGGTAGGGAAGCGTTTTTCCATTCTAAAATTACATGTAAGaatctattataaaaaatttatcagttCTTCACTCCACTAAAATTTATCAGAGAATGAGGTGAAAAATATGGGccaaataaaactattaacatataaaaaaatttaaattattaaaaataataactaaaaaatacatatttgttaagaattttggaattatttttctttgagtAATGATACTATAATTCAAAAGATGCTTTTTGAATTACATcagattttttattcaaaacgAACAAAGggattatattttacaatttaggaaataactatatttaatagagataATTTTGGGACATAGCATTTACTTTCTATTGagaaattttcatatattagacaaaagttacaaaagtttacttaaaaaaaaaagaaaattagactTCACACGTTTAACAAATAACCCGAAGGAATATGaataagaattattaaaacaaaaatgataaataaggataattttaaaattaaatgcaatTAATGGAGAGATGATGACTGATAAGAAAAATTGGGgggcaaaaattaaaatatcaaccTACTACTAATGGTTGATAGTCATGACCCACTCAATTTGAGAATTAAAAGGACAAAAGCCATGTGTTGAAAACTATGGTGTTCATGGGGAAATTCAGCTAAAAGTCTAAAAAGCAGTGAAATTATATCTTCAACAATTCCTGCACTGCAATAATTTTCGAGGGACGTGGTGCATGTAACACAAATTCACACTAGACTATTGAACCATACCTTATTAGATGAAGGGTATAATGTACCGAAAGCACGTATTTAGCATTGTAAAATTAGTGGCCTTCTTTTCCTGCAGATTTAATCTACTTGGcgtgttattttttttccttttttttttttttgaatgccAGTGTTTCATTCAtgatatttctaaatttttatccatgatgttttaactttatttttattgattcatgatatattttaaaaaatatatttgtatattgatTTGTCATTTTCACTCAACTCATTTGTGTTGTGAATCCATTCGCTTAAACATGTAAGGAAAACTGACTTGTAAGTAAACTAATATTAGTTTATGAAGTGAATATTGCGCCGAAATATATGGAAAATACAAACAGATagtaatcaattaattttgcgCGAGAGAGGCAGATAGTTAATTACCGTGTGCAAATGGTGGATATTGGTttgaatattatcattatcagTGTGAATGAGGAGGGATCGAACTTTATGCCAATTGAGGCAACAAGTGAAGACGCCACTCATGCGAAACAACATCATCAAAGCAGAGCTAAACCAAGAGGGAAACCTAGGATGGCCGATTTGATGATGACGCTTCTTCATCATTCCCCATTATTTTACTTCTCGCTACGTACGTAGTACTCTATGCTACCTTTCTTGCTTCCTTCAAGCGTACATTTAATTGAACACAATGGTATTAGTAGTATTATAggaatttatatttacaaaaCTGACTTGTAAGGAAAGGATTGAAGATGCCTGTAAACTTACGTTTCTATTTAGATTATTGTATCttttttatctataaaattgGATCTTATCATTCTCATATCATTAACATAAGTGGAGAATGTTAATACCTCTACCAGTGTTTCATCCACAGATTTCTTATTTGCATAGATGGATAGTAAAATGTTCCTCAATGTTCCCCTGCAGCACCAATATATACACATCATAGAGTTTTTTTAGGATAATGAACGAAGGACTgaatagagagaagagaaaataccTTTGTTTCACATCCTCAAAGATTGCATCTACAATTGGCCTTTGCTTCAACAAAGGATCAATCAACAA encodes:
- the LOC107174793 gene encoding uncharacterized protein LOC107174793, translating into MSNRKRKLIADESDEETGDSDLNLSIPTDFLRPSSSVGPSHGRDTLEYPRPLAVSPSPELELVGNRGEPASGSGENHSFGGVGVPEGVGDGSGSSSGPSGPAKKRNLGHRVEADSYPIDFIDCATTPTDLFKLRNLYNIPNEVLLVVPGKGDVPSRPPKGYVTMHLESFKLGARLPLQSYFVKILGGMHLAPGQLHPNKWRVLSAMFVLWERCGLGEPSLVEVKHLYQLRSSLREAGWYYFMSSSVKRKPITGFPSSCKNWKNKFLFAGGNWCPAVRSLGGDIYLPTHFVTPESWDLIEGLEDRPLLQVETALVNASTCQDLLSPTNLVSSGLVDITAGMDNKILNAMSRKHGRAPSSSSNPPPPPKKTSVGHSKAPVPALLPPPPRRSGGEKASDKSPEVSIQSGDRSSPLPSRDQGDYLSPYQKDYRKSVGPKMVMDIESMDLSELAGSVQRVSFRLATLVSCYKNGSTRLERRLQADNQELKKKAESADRSKEKLAELNKQITDLKEKVAATQSERDTLRTALEGEIKFLSEQLAEEKGKSADVDDRLDAEYDSGVAFSYKCIMSVLKEEYPELDMSKLEAGVERYMAEAGQGDKGQGEQDQVEAPLDRVQEGEAGGRAFEVGQGSVPPPPGIADLPPPEIVDPLPPKTADPSAAGTADSPNL